From the genome of Cryptococcus tetragattii IND107 chromosome 8, whole genome shotgun sequence, one region includes:
- a CDS encoding U3 small nucleolar RNA-associated protein 10 gives MSSLAQQLQSIASLDATRLTSAYGAPSGKSYVFPPDVASSHDIDSIFDLAQSGFDELLSLDPEMEEFEEELFSEAAKRTDRMVLSKEENDNLDRTLGRCLRRLSKWIRLMAGGKCIEWLVRRFRVHEMNVDEVLRAFLPYHESPNFPRILAILTIPKTSPYYATFAPLVKNAQPIPRSYIVTSISPAKDKSLVLLGDIASMVQQAIKEDVVHHALLTFWTATMVDLLEGARHGKGANEGVVKQLVESFVTLLETPKAGEDVNAAVYPPLVLLTRTVPLADEPFLAIVSSLLTPGTGSNPSQRMLTLLVILNDRPVWSLGLGEHATENLAKVSQLGGILVAAMNKYKFEKALNIVVKSMLEKPGLHAKALATVLEHESLPVSVTELASTNLLQLGSSTDSEEVKAACKSLLTNLRERHPSIVDTAFLQASASLEIDAHPVDHDLVQKPTEEVAFLDVYAADISSRVAGVKSVIKMAKKGEEIESSITALEARLSDADENVVNALYEEPKALLEILPVEKYIAGVKPVFWAVSPIPHIIGLHLDFISQYLLASHPEAGKQIYESLLFPTFLSTEKRQPLTKSQALKLLNGGFKKLDKLNKIGPEIGKAREEGMKGAQRGNLVIARALADATVASSTFEDDVSFLIAQLDSTTSSARLLAYLILHSLVITIRGPRQLSTCLSILKYLSPRLAGHFLRDLKHADENVNTVYMESVYKKTEETRTTLRATVSILAAMSKVTKPGGQIVWLSGESKAKDASYKTFAQQIYLWANTAILPANVAQSLLRSLLTQLGEEALLFLSSVWTSSTSPAPLRTSALKHALAFIHAYATLPTTPAAQGQPVDFQVILPQILIALQDSDKDVRRVAVDVLRSVEGGEGMGDVYALDTVYGDQSEMTQLLKSIDRKKYIETLVEVAEEFVIDPLRLKAFHTEVLNMQSGKNRKESAHRRAIIGFLMSHVASYRAIHARLVLLSLLSDVHDTSILRSAIPLLASLLDDKSEESIWLSSTPDGQQGLYLQALMGSLKVQSISVLGEAGGEGWEFLLNLLDASKSSRFVARLRILSFKSMVGGVFSALGPQQQIEYITALIQCIHALPTNDALDTVKVLEKLDIQPSILIELIEHLSDPLEMSVNRKRQRQDAADDDKPTQAVHELTTLVDSRNWPSIPASASLVASLMSILSALLTKRLIIKEGIDYLEQEVLGAILALVERITDAQEIQRAHVGIEVVIKVIRASTNPRTAQRALLVASELARLIPDAVLHNVMPIFTFMGASDFQRDDAYTFGVVEKTVSRIVPVMTESLKEKAQSSLELYTESLTFLSIFTDMAGRLPRHRTLPFFVHLVKSLGASDYLAPVCMLLVDRATTKAGRNKESVSNVLELPANLAAAFDVSVKTEALGEIVQELARLIGDLSKTDKEAFLSQTISENDATDRPLRQVTYLLSFLSSLLGQLRGKACSQAPVQSVVRQLMVLAASTSQPVMATTDIPANLHKALASTMLLLSADNFLGVTAELLSDGSEQDIIMSLGVFAERLPLIKSEVRLRCIKIIAEILKKIGGLLVAPGATVSAALEAVKSVTKTAIAQEDGSLASVLPAIVGCVGKVKESAVVVAALSLIELLIRRLAARTIPIIQSILDTSLNLIKSTKSAAAVTNRAFVTLSSVIETIPTFVSSKQLSAILITTIDYRTVEETSPSSLFTTLAKKIRTKSLFPVLIEVWKTVQEKGGDSEMKGFFDMLRLTLKNATREDLPSMLKPVFAFFLDVFDLRHRLQLKAVDTKVINDVEESAIGSFLELVTKLNEPTFKPLFIRLYDWAVIDLAEGKNVDNERLTERKIVLLHVMMGLLTKFKNLLSPYMGTLLPHIQELLPAFSTGSIRSEPLWTLLLNVLGKSFEVDSGAFWTDALEIELLPQLVAQVPLFLSIAPSSQNPRPISSCLASLAGSTTAENVLRRLNTAVCLATRSDDPKARLAALDALGAIWDAQAEEMVGLVPETVSEFLAELLEDESKDVEIAARVVLAKIEKVTGSLTEYLE, from the exons ATGTCCTCCCTGGCCCAACAACTCCAGAGCATCGCCTCTCTGGATGCAACGAGGCTTACATCAGCCTACGGTGCTCCTTCCGGCAAATCTTACGTCTTTCCCCCCGATGTCGCCTCTTCCCATGATATCGATTCCATCTTCGATCTTGCCCAGTCCGGCTTTGACGAGCTTCTGTCTTTGGACcctgagatggaagaatttgaagaagagctgttCAGTGAAGCTGCGAAGAGGACGGATAGAATGGTgctgagcaaggaagagaatgataATTTGGACAGGACCTTGGGAAGAtgcttgagaagattgagtAAATGGATCAGGCTTATGGCTGGCGGAAAATGTATCGAATGGCTGGTCAGAAGGTTCAG GGTGCACGAGATGAACGTCGACGAGGTTCTTCGAGCCTTCTTGCCCTACCACGAATCTCCCAACTTCCCTCGTAtcctcgccatcctcaCTATTCCCAAAACGTCACCTTACTACGCTACATTTGCACCTCTAGTAAAGAATGCTCAGCCTATCCCCCGATCATACATTGTCACTTCCATTTCACCTGCCAAGGACAAGTCTCTTGTCCTCCTTGGTGACATCGCCTCCATGGTCCAACAAGCGATCAAGGAAGATGTCGTGCACCATGCTTTGCTTACCTTTTGGACGGCCACCATGGTTGATTTATTGGAGGGTGCTAGACATGGAAAGGGTGCCAACGAGGGTGTTGTGAAGCAACTCGTCGAGAGCTTTGTGACCCTGCTTGAAACACCCAAGGCAGGCGAAGACGTGAAT GCTGCCGtttatcctcctctcgtTCTCCTCACTCGCACAGTTCCTCTTGCCGACGAACCTTTCCTCGCCatcgtctcttctcttcttacACCGGGTACTGGTTCCAATCCTTCACAGCGTATGCTCACTCTTCTTGTGATTCTCAATGACCGTCCAGTCTGGTCACTTGGTCTTGGCGAGCATGCCACTGAGAATTTGGCCAAAGTCAGCCAGTTGGGTGGGATCCTCGTTGCCGCCATGAACAAGTATAAGTTTGAAAAGGCGCTCAATATTGTGGTTAAGAGTATGCTCGAGAAGCCCGGCTTGCACGCCAAGGCTCTTGCTACTGTTCTTGAGCACGAATCTCTTCCCGTCTCTGTTACAGAGCTTGCCTCTACAAATCTTTTGCAGCTTGGTTCATCTACCGACTCCGAAGAAGTCAAGGCTGCCTGCAAATCACTCTTAACCAACTTGCGAGAACGTCACCCTTCGATCGTGGACACTGCGTTCCTCCAAGCTTCTGCATCTTTGGAGATTGATGCTCATCCTGTCGATCATGATCTTGTGCAAAAACCCACCGAAGAAGTTGCTTTCCTTGATGTGTACGCTGCCGATATTTCTAGTCGAGTGGCTGGTGTCAAGTCAGTCATCAAGATGGCCAAGAAGGGCGAAGAAATTGAGAGCTCCATTACTGCTCTTGAAGCAAGATTGAGTGATGCCGATGAGAATGTTGTGAACGCGCTTTATGAAGAGCCCAAGGCGTTATTGGAGATCTTGCCTGTCGAAAAGTATATTGCCGGCGTCAAGCCTGTTTTCTGGGCCGTTTCCCCTATCCCTCACATTATTGGACTTCATCTCGATTTCATCTCCCAATATCTTCTCGCCTCTCACCCTGAGGCTGGAAAACAAATTTACGAgtccctccttttcccgACTTTCCTCTCAACCGAAAAACGTCAACCTCTTACTAAGAGTCAGGCATTGAAGCTGCTCAACGGTGGGTTCAAAAAGTTGGACAAATTGAACAAAATTGGCCCTGAGATTGGTAAGGCaagggaggaaggtatGAAGGGTGCACAAAGGGGAAATTTGGTTATTGCCAGGGCTTTGGCAG ACGCTACTGTGGCCTCATCCacctttgaagatgatgtttcttttctcattgCACAGCTCGACTCTACCACTTCTTCGGCGCGCCTTCTTGCTtatctcatcctccattctctAGTCATTACCATCCGTGGCCCACGTCAACTTTCGACTTGTCTCTCTATTCTCAAGTATCTCTCTCCTCGATTGGCTGGTCACTTTTTGAGGGACCTTAAGCACGCggatgagaatgtcaaTACTGTATATATGGAAAGTGTCTACAAAAAGACTGAGGAGACTCGCACAACTCTGCGAGCGACTGTCAGCATCTTGGCAGCTATGAGCAAGGTTACCAAACCTGGTGGCCAGATCGTCTGGTTGTCCGGAGAGAGCAAAGCAAAGGATGCTTCTTACAAGACTTTCGCCCAGCAAATCTACCTTTGGGCGAACACTGCCATTCTTCCTGCTAATGTTGCCCAgtctcttctccgctcTCTTCTCACGCAGCTCGGCGAAGAAGCCCTTTTGTTCTTGTCTTCTGTCTGgacttcttccacttctcccGCCCCGTTGCGCACTTCAGCACTCAAGCATGCCCTTGCCTTCATCCACGCCTATGCTACCCTTCCTACTACCCCCGCTGCTCAAGGTCAACCCGTGGATTTCCAAGTGATTTTGCCACAGATTCTGATTGCTTTGCAGGACAGCGATAAGGATGTTAGACGGGTGGCAGTTGATGTTTTAAGAAGCGTGGAGGGCGGTGAGGGAATGGGTGATGTTTACGCTTTGGATACTGTTTACGGTGACCAATCTG AAATGACTCAACTCCTTAAGTCAATTGACAGGAAGAAATACATTGAAACACTCGTTGAGGTCGCTGAAGAATTTGTCATTGACCCTCTGAGGTTGAAAGCTTTTCACACTGAAGTGCTCAACATGCAGTCCGGCAAGAATAGGAAAGAGTCTGCGCACCGTCGAGCGATTATTGGATTCCTCATGTCCCATGTTGCCTCTTACCGAGCTATCCACGCTCGTCTTGTTCTCCTGTCCCTCCTTTCTGATGTACACGACACTTCTATTTTGCGAAGCgccatccctcttctcgctAGCCTCTTAGACGATAAGTCCGAGGAAAGTATCTGGTTGAGCAGCACGCCTGACGGACAGCAAGGTCTGTACTTGCAGGCTTTGATGGGCAGCTTGAAGGTGCAGAGCATTAGCGTTCTTGGTGAAgctggtggagaagggtggGAGTTCCTTCTCAACTTGCTGGATGCCTCAAAGTCATCTC GTTTCGTCGCCCGACTTCGAATCCTTTCTTTCAAATCCATGGTTGGCGGTGTTTTCTCCGCCCTTGGACCTCAGCAGCAGATTGAATATATCACTGCTCTTATACAGTGTATTCATGCTCTCCCTACCAACGATGCTCTTGATACTGTCAAGGTGCTTGAGAAGCTCGACATTCAGCCGAGCATTCTCATTGAGTTGATTGAGCATTTATCTGATCCTTTGGAGATGAGTGTCAAtaggaagaggcagaggcaggATGCTGC AGATGATGACAAGCCTACACAGGCAGTACATGAACTCACTACCCTTGTTGACTCTCGCAACTGGCCTTCCATTCCCGCCAGTGCTTCTCTTGTAGCATCTCTCATGTCTATCCTTTCTGCTCTCCTCACCAAGcggctcatcatcaaggaaGGTATTGATTATCTCGAACAGGAAGTTCTCGGTGCCATCCTTGCTTTAGTTGAACGAATTACCGACGCCCAGGAGATCCAGAGGGCTCACGTCGGTATTGAGGTGGTCATCAAGGTCATAAGAGCCTCTACCAACCCTCGAACTGCTCAACGAGCATTGCTTGTTGCGTCGGAGTTGGCTAGGCTTATCCCTGATGCTGTGTTGCATAACGTCATGCCCATCTTTACCTTCATGGGTGCAAGCGATTTCCAGAGGGATGATGCGTACACCTTTGGTGTGGTCGAAAAG ACTGTTTCTAGGATCGTCCCTGTCATGACCGAGTCTCTTAAGGAGAAGGCGCAGAGCAGCTTGGAACTCTATACTGAGTCTCTGACTTTCTTGAGTATCTTCACTGACATGGCTGGCCGTCTGCCTCGCCACCGCACCCTTCC cttcttcgtccACCTTGTCAAATCTCTCGGCGCTTCCGATTACCTCGCTCCCGTCTGCATGCTCCTTGTTGATCGCGCGACTACTAAGGCCGGCAGGAATAAGGAATCGGTGTCTAATGTCCTTGAGCTTCCCGCCAACTTGGCCGCGGCCTTCGACGTTTCTGTGAAGACTGAAGCACTTGGCGAAATCGTGCAGGAGCTGGCTAGGTTGATTGGTGACCTCAGCAAGACCGATAAGGAGGCATTCTTGAGCCAGAC TATCTCGGAGAATGATGCGACCGATCGTCCCCTCCGCCAGGTCACATACCTCCTTTcgttcctctcctctctacTCGGTCAACTACGAGGCAAAGCTTGCTCTCAAGCCCCCGTACAATCTGTTGTTCGTCAGCTCATGGTGCTTGCCGCTTCAACATCTCAGCCCGTTATGGCGACTACCGACATCCCCGCCAATTTACATAAAGCCCTTGCCAGCACCAtgcttctcctttccgCAGATAACTTCTTGGGAGTCACTGCAGAGTTGCTCAGTGACGGCTCAGAGCAAGATATCATCATGTCTCTTGGTGTCTTTGCCGAGcgccttcctctcatcaaGTCCGAAGTCCGCTTGCGCTGCATTAAGATTATCGCTGAAATCCTCAAGAAGATCGGTGGTTTGCTGGTTGCGCCTGGAGCCACTGTCAGTGCAGCTTTGGAGGCTGTCAAGTCTGTAACTAAGACTGCGATTGCTCAAGAGGATGGCTCCCTGGCCAGCGTTTTACCTGCCATCGTAGGCTGTGTTGGAAAGGTCAAAGAGAgtgctgttgttgttgctgcgTTGTCGTTGATCGAATTATTAAT TCGACGTTTGGCCGCACGAACAATTCCCATTATCCAGTCCATCTTGGACACATCCCTCAACCTTATTAAATCTACCAAATCGGCTGCTGCAGTTACCAACCGTGCCTTTGTCACCCTTTCTTCTGTCATTGAGACCATCCCTACCTTCGTTTCCTCCAAGCAGCTCAGTGCTATTCTTATCACTACCATCGATTATCGAACGGTCGAAGAAACAagcccctcctccttgttTACCACACTTGCCAAGAAAATTCGCACGAAGtctcttttccctgtcCTCATAGAAGTTTGGAAGACAGTGCAAGAAAAGGGCGGCGACAGTGAAATGAAGGGTTTCTTTGACATGTTAAGGTTGACGTTGAAGAATGCGACAAGGGAAGATTTGCCTAGCATGCTCAAGCCTGTCTTTGCTTTCTTCTTGGATGTGTTCGACTTGAGACATCGATTGCAACTCAAGGCTGTTGATACAAAGGTTATCAACGACGTGGAAGAGTCTGCTATCGGATCTTTCCTCGAGCTGGTGACTAAGCTCAACGAGCCTACATTCAAGCCATTGTTCATCAGGCTGTATGACTGGGCTGTCATTGACTTGGCTGAGGGCAAGAACGTCGACAATGAGCGTTTGACTGAAAGGAAGATTGTGCTCCTCCACGTGATGATGGGCCTGCTTACCAAGTTCAAGAACCTTCTCTCACCCTATATGGGCACACTTCTCCCTCACATTCAAGAGCTTCTTCCCGCTTTTTCGACTGGCTCCATTCGCTCAGAGCCTCTCTGGACCCTTCTCCTTAACGTCCTCGGCAAATCCTTCGAAGTCGACTCTGGCGCCTTCTGGACTGACGCTTTGGAGATCGAGCTCCTTCCTCAGCTTGTCGCGCAAGttccccttttcctttccattgccccttcttcccagaACCCCCGGCCCATCTCCAGCTGTTTGGCGAGCCTTGCTGGCAGTACCACTGCTGAAAACGTCTTGAGACGTCTCAATACCGCAGTGTGCCTTGCTACTAGGTCTGATGACCCGAAGGCAAGGTTGGCTGCCCTTGATGCTCTCGGTGCCATTTGGGACGCTCaggcagaggagatggtAGGTTTGGTGCCAGAGACTGTAAGCGAGTTCCTGGCGGAgttgttggaagatgagagcaAGGACGTGGAAATTGCGGCCCGTGTTGTGTTGGCCAAAATTGAAAAGGTGACAGGTAGTTTGACGGAATATCTCGAGTAG